From Methylopila sp. M107, a single genomic window includes:
- a CDS encoding metal ABC transporter ATP-binding protein: MSGPAVSFSGVGLTLGRTEILRGVTIEVAAGAVHAIVGPNGGGKSSLVRALLGQAPHSGEIALDWLGREGVTAYVPQALDFDRGLPMTVLDVLAAMTARRPAFLKPSPRDRGQILDALARVGMAEKAGRLVGALSGGERQRALMAQALIPEPDLVVLDEPMAALDEAGVAVFEQLIGELSARGATVIWIEHDLAAVRRLATRVTGLNRSVLFDGAPEQELTPERLLTLFSHHPKAETADGGRFVPLRRAGHTP, translated from the coding sequence ATGAGCGGGCCCGCCGTCTCGTTTTCCGGCGTCGGGCTGACGCTTGGCCGCACCGAGATCCTGCGCGGCGTCACAATCGAGGTCGCCGCCGGCGCCGTCCACGCGATCGTCGGCCCGAATGGCGGCGGCAAGAGTTCGCTCGTCCGAGCCTTGCTCGGCCAGGCGCCGCATTCCGGCGAGATCGCGCTCGACTGGTTGGGACGGGAGGGCGTCACGGCCTATGTCCCGCAGGCGCTCGACTTCGACCGCGGACTGCCAATGACGGTGCTGGACGTGTTGGCGGCGATGACGGCCCGTCGTCCCGCCTTCCTCAAGCCCTCGCCGCGCGACCGCGGCCAGATCCTCGACGCGCTGGCTCGCGTGGGGATGGCGGAGAAGGCCGGGCGGCTGGTCGGCGCGCTCTCGGGCGGCGAACGGCAGCGCGCGCTGATGGCGCAGGCGCTGATCCCCGAACCCGATCTCGTCGTGCTGGACGAACCGATGGCGGCGCTCGACGAAGCGGGCGTCGCCGTGTTCGAACAGCTGATCGGCGAGTTGAGCGCGCGCGGCGCGACCGTCATCTGGATCGAGCACGACCTAGCGGCGGTGCGCCGGCTCGCGACGCGGGTCACGGGTCTGAACCGGTCCGTCCTGTTCGACGGCGCGCCCGAGCAGGAGCTGACGCCCGAGCGGCTGCTTACGCTGTTCTCCCATCATCCGAAGGCTGAGACGGCGGACGGCGGCCGCTTCGTGCCGCTTCGCCGCGCGGGACACACTCCATGA
- a CDS encoding NrtA/SsuA/CpmA family ABC transporter substrate-binding protein, whose amino-acid sequence MSFLNLSRRSFLAASTAASGALALGLAPGEALSRNTDKVRLTFGPSGGLTLIAKERGVFAQSLRDQGLQVEWVGPFPNHAPTLQAVTGNSADFSFGGSTTPAFAAIIAGSPLVFTQFLIYRPRTTAIIAKDGSGIESVKDLVGKSVAVNRSGLGEFLLVAALEKNGIERSQVNFVYLNPPDAAPALASGKVDAWSMWSPGVDIARHEYKAHDVFFEERDLDFQIDFTTWLTRRQFAAENADIVRIVNAGFKAEADWASANPDDAEKIAQGSPPRYGDAVRERFLTLKRRYEIYPVTDEGFVSRLQEAADWLVQRKVLPEKVTVTELLAQV is encoded by the coding sequence ATGTCCTTCCTGAACCTGTCACGCCGCTCCTTCCTCGCGGCCTCGACCGCCGCCTCCGGCGCTCTCGCGCTCGGCCTCGCGCCGGGCGAGGCGCTCTCCCGCAACACCGACAAGGTGCGGCTGACCTTCGGTCCCTCGGGCGGCCTGACGCTGATCGCCAAGGAGCGTGGCGTGTTCGCCCAGTCGCTCAGGGACCAGGGGCTGCAGGTCGAGTGGGTCGGGCCGTTCCCGAACCATGCGCCGACCCTGCAGGCGGTGACGGGAAACAGCGCCGACTTCTCGTTCGGCGGCTCCACGACGCCGGCTTTCGCGGCGATCATCGCAGGCTCGCCGCTAGTCTTCACCCAGTTCCTGATCTACCGGCCGCGCACGACGGCGATCATCGCCAAGGACGGCTCCGGCATCGAAAGCGTGAAAGACCTCGTCGGTAAGTCGGTCGCGGTGAACCGCTCCGGGCTCGGCGAATTCCTGCTGGTCGCGGCGCTCGAGAAGAACGGGATCGAGCGGTCGCAGGTGAACTTCGTCTACCTCAACCCGCCGGACGCCGCGCCCGCGCTCGCCTCCGGCAAGGTCGACGCTTGGTCGATGTGGAGCCCCGGCGTCGACATCGCGCGCCACGAGTACAAGGCGCATGACGTGTTCTTCGAAGAGCGCGACCTCGACTTCCAGATCGACTTCACGACCTGGCTGACGCGACGGCAGTTCGCGGCCGAGAACGCGGACATCGTCCGGATCGTGAACGCGGGGTTCAAGGCGGAAGCCGACTGGGCGAGCGCCAACCCAGACGACGCCGAGAAGATCGCGCAGGGTTCGCCGCCCCGCTATGGCGACGCGGTGCGTGAGCGCTTCCTCACCCTGAAGCGTCGCTACGAGATCTATCCGGTCACCGACGAGGGCTTCGTGTCTCGCCTTCAGGAGGCCGCGGACTGGCTCGTGCAGCGCAAGGTGTTGCCCGAGAAGGTCACGGTGACGGAGTTGCTCGCGCAGGTCTGA
- a CDS encoding DUF6162 family protein encodes MTRVVVRPYGSGRETLVVVMLCAVIVATAATVATIRARPADETVLADWRIDARDGLNAAEQGLNADLMAAADDIRAEISDGGPPTPERLANDALPPFAKDATTTKRGGHGWSLARDGETVGYLGATGDAAVAGSILLRIAPPAKDGHGHDGESASTVWAHPSSRSVAGLTDERLIAAGWKQVTSRYDSSVTREAK; translated from the coding sequence ATGACGCGCGTCGTCGTCCGGCCATACGGCTCGGGCCGGGAGACGCTGGTGGTGGTTATGCTGTGCGCCGTGATCGTCGCGACCGCGGCGACCGTCGCCACGATCCGCGCGCGGCCCGCCGACGAGACCGTTCTGGCGGACTGGCGGATCGACGCGCGCGACGGACTCAACGCCGCCGAGCAGGGACTGAACGCGGACCTGATGGCGGCGGCCGACGACATCCGCGCCGAGATTTCCGACGGCGGTCCGCCGACGCCGGAGCGCCTCGCAAACGACGCGCTGCCGCCTTTCGCGAAGGACGCGACGACGACGAAGCGGGGCGGCCACGGGTGGAGCCTCGCGCGGGATGGAGAAACTGTCGGCTATCTCGGCGCGACCGGCGACGCCGCCGTGGCCGGTTCGATTCTCCTGCGCATCGCCCCGCCCGCCAAGGACGGGCACGGCCACGACGGCGAAAGCGCCTCGACCGTCTGGGCGCATCCGTCTTCCCGTTCGGTCGCGGGCCTGACCGACGAGCGCCTGATCGCGGCCGGCTGGAAGCAGGTCACGTCGCGCTACGACTCCAGCGTGACGCGGGAAGCGAAGTGA
- a CDS encoding metal ABC transporter permease — MTGAFEAFRASVQGLAATGWLPPSLAYGFIVNALIAGLIVGPVLGALGTLVVVKRHAFFSEAVGHAALTGVAIGILIGEPYTGPYGALFGYCLLFGIGLNYLRNRTGLSADTLIGVALSMSLALGASVLLVLAGKINIHILENVLFGSVLTVTGEDIAILGVVGAAVLALTFAFYNRFMLASFNPALASVRGVSVRALDYLFVILVTVVTVASVKIIGAILVGALLVIPAAAARTVATSLRGFVVLSILFATLSAVIGVVAPMELDLPVPSGAAIILTAGSFFLLAALARATLPALKGSNA, encoded by the coding sequence ATGACCGGCGCGTTCGAGGCGTTCCGCGCGTCGGTGCAGGGACTCGCTGCCACGGGCTGGCTCCCGCCGTCGCTCGCCTATGGCTTCATCGTCAACGCGCTGATTGCGGGGTTGATCGTCGGCCCGGTGCTGGGCGCGCTCGGCACGCTCGTCGTGGTGAAGCGCCACGCCTTCTTTTCCGAGGCGGTCGGTCATGCGGCGCTGACGGGCGTCGCGATCGGCATCCTGATCGGCGAGCCCTATACCGGTCCCTATGGCGCGCTGTTCGGCTACTGCCTGCTGTTCGGCATCGGGCTCAACTATCTGCGCAACCGCACGGGCCTGTCGGCCGACACGCTGATCGGCGTCGCGCTGTCGATGTCGCTGGCGCTCGGCGCAAGCGTGCTGCTGGTGCTCGCCGGCAAGATCAACATCCACATTCTCGAGAACGTGCTGTTCGGCTCGGTGCTGACGGTGACGGGCGAGGACATCGCGATCCTCGGCGTCGTCGGAGCCGCGGTGCTGGCGCTGACCTTCGCGTTCTACAACCGCTTCATGCTGGCGAGCTTCAACCCGGCGCTGGCGAGCGTGCGCGGCGTTTCGGTCAGGGCGCTCGACTATCTGTTCGTGATCCTCGTAACGGTCGTCACCGTGGCGAGCGTCAAGATCATCGGCGCAATCCTCGTCGGGGCGCTGCTGGTCATCCCGGCGGCCGCCGCCCGCACGGTCGCGACGTCGCTTCGCGGCTTCGTCGTGCTGTCGATCCTGTTCGCCACGCTGAGCGCCGTCATCGGCGTGGTCGCGCCGATGGAGCTCGACCTGCCGGTGCCGTCGGGGGCCGCGATCATCCTGACGGCCGGTTCGTTCTTCCTGCTCGCCGCTCTCGCTCGCGCGACGCTGCCGGCGCTCAAAGGTTCGAACGCATGA
- a CDS encoding zinc ABC transporter substrate-binding protein — MSGVRLSRRGVIAGAAAFCALATDSRATRRLRIGVTLHPYYSYVANIVGDRAEVVPLIPVGFNPHAYEPRGEDIKRLGTLDVVVLNGIGHDDFAERMIRASENPNVPVIEANRDVPLLAAVGQMAQSRGKTISGKVVNSHTFLSITGSITQVQTIARELGRIDPDNAEFFTKNARAYAQRLRKIRAAALAQISEAPSASFRVATIHGAYDYLLREFGLEVTAVVEPAHGVEPSPAQLAKTIEQIKALDVKVIFSELNFPSAYVDTIRRETGVRLYPLSHIIYGAYAPEKFEIEMAENFATVVRAIREEGGATQSASPEAAR, encoded by the coding sequence GTGAGCGGCGTCCGGCTTTCGCGGCGCGGCGTCATCGCAGGCGCGGCGGCTTTCTGCGCGCTCGCCACCGACTCACGAGCGACGAGACGCCTACGCATCGGCGTGACGCTGCATCCCTACTATTCCTATGTCGCGAACATCGTCGGCGACCGCGCCGAAGTCGTGCCGCTGATCCCTGTCGGCTTCAATCCGCACGCCTACGAACCGCGCGGCGAGGACATCAAGCGGCTCGGGACCCTCGACGTCGTCGTGCTGAACGGCATCGGCCATGACGACTTCGCAGAGCGCATGATCCGCGCTTCGGAAAACCCGAACGTGCCGGTCATCGAGGCGAACCGCGACGTCCCGCTGCTCGCGGCGGTCGGGCAGATGGCGCAGTCCCGCGGCAAGACGATCTCGGGCAAGGTCGTCAACTCGCACACCTTTCTGTCGATCACGGGGTCGATCACCCAGGTCCAGACCATCGCGCGGGAGCTCGGCCGGATCGATCCGGACAACGCCGAGTTCTTCACGAAGAACGCGCGCGCTTATGCGCAGCGGCTGCGGAAGATCAGGGCCGCGGCGCTGGCGCAGATTTCCGAGGCGCCCAGCGCGTCGTTCCGCGTCGCGACCATCCACGGCGCCTACGACTACCTGCTGCGTGAGTTCGGCCTGGAGGTGACTGCGGTGGTTGAGCCCGCCCATGGCGTCGAGCCGAGCCCGGCCCAGCTCGCCAAGACAATCGAGCAGATCAAGGCGCTCGACGTGAAGGTCATCTTCTCCGAGCTGAACTTCCCCTCGGCCTATGTCGACACGATCAGGCGCGAGACGGGCGTGCGGCTCTATCCGCTCAGCCACATCATCTACGGCGCCTACGCGCCTGAGAAATTCGAGATCGAGATGGCGGAGAATTTCGCGACGGTCGTCCGCGCGATCCGGGAGGAAGGCGGCGCGACGCAGTCTGCGTCGCCGGAGGCTGCGCGATGA
- a CDS encoding PepSY-associated TM helix domain-containing protein gives MAKKSGSSARIWFLAHSWLALPIWAFLFFVCLTGTIATVSQEIMWLVDPAVRSNAPSSDAVPLGYDEALAAIERQMPGSAPESITRSVKSQFALMVDVTKPDGATVTLYVNPYTGAVQGEQGTFDFRQFVRALHGWLLTPFNTGYAIGWYAVSMLSIPLLGSLITGVVVYKKFWRAYLNPRVRVSKGSRIFWGDLHRLVAVWSIPFIAIISVTAGWFLVQATLSDNAISISSVGAPPIVAREHAPTLKSGEAVPKVSVDRAVAAAKEKFPDLEPGFIQLPYNAFSHVTVWGRGAYPLIFEQAAVNPYTYGVEWTRRVSDRSGLELVTESMRPLHVGDFVGLWLKLVYFLFGVLLTTMSLSGMLIWTKRTAQATAAAVRKRPFPEPFPEPAE, from the coding sequence CCCATTCCTGGCTCGCCCTGCCGATCTGGGCGTTCCTGTTCTTCGTGTGCCTCACGGGGACGATCGCAACGGTGAGCCAGGAGATCATGTGGCTCGTCGATCCGGCGGTGCGCTCCAACGCGCCATCGAGCGACGCGGTCCCGCTCGGCTATGACGAGGCGCTCGCCGCGATCGAGCGGCAGATGCCGGGATCCGCGCCCGAGTCGATCACCCGCTCGGTGAAGTCGCAGTTCGCCCTGATGGTCGACGTGACAAAACCCGACGGCGCGACGGTCACGCTCTACGTCAACCCCTATACCGGCGCGGTCCAGGGCGAGCAGGGGACGTTCGATTTCCGCCAGTTCGTGAGGGCGCTGCACGGCTGGCTGCTGACCCCATTCAACACCGGCTACGCGATAGGCTGGTACGCCGTTTCGATGCTGTCGATCCCGTTGCTCGGGTCGCTGATCACCGGCGTCGTCGTCTATAAGAAATTCTGGCGCGCCTACCTCAACCCGCGCGTCAGAGTGTCGAAAGGGTCGCGGATCTTCTGGGGCGACCTCCATCGGCTGGTCGCGGTCTGGTCGATCCCCTTCATCGCGATCATCTCGGTGACGGCCGGCTGGTTCCTGGTCCAGGCGACCCTTTCCGACAATGCGATCTCGATCTCGTCCGTCGGCGCGCCGCCGATCGTCGCGCGCGAACACGCGCCGACGCTCAAATCTGGCGAAGCGGTGCCGAAAGTGAGCGTCGACCGCGCGGTCGCGGCCGCGAAGGAGAAGTTTCCGGACCTCGAGCCGGGCTTTATCCAGCTCCCCTACAACGCGTTCAGCCACGTAACGGTCTGGGGACGAGGCGCCTATCCGCTGATCTTCGAGCAGGCGGCGGTCAATCCCTACACCTATGGCGTCGAGTGGACCCGGCGCGTCTCTGACCGATCGGGGCTGGAACTCGTCACCGAAAGCATGCGCCCGCTCCATGTCGGCGACTTTGTCGGCCTGTGGCTAAAGCTCGTCTATTTCCTGTTCGGCGTCTTGCTGACGACGATGTCGCTCTCCGGCATGCTGATCTGGACCAAGCGCACCGCGCAGGCGACCGCCGCGGCGGTGCGGAAGCGCCCGTTCCCCGAACCGTTCCCGGAGCCCGCCGAATGA
- a CDS encoding ABC transporter permease subunit: MSLAEIRAPGAVSPTRTADAAKRPAARVGAAGQRKPLSRGALLALSWAAPVLLLVVWEALCRSGYVAPQILPAPSKVVLTAWKLASAGSLFHDLGVSLLRAATGFAIGGLLGFSLGVAVGFSRVAEAAIDRSVQMVRAVPFLAALPLTIIWFGVGESQKIFLVSLGVLFPIYVNTVLGIRQVDPKLLELARVQGLSGWTTIRRIILPGALPSILTGVRYALAVAWLALVVAETVGAQAGLGFLAMDAREFLRTDVIVLTIVIYAIIGAGSDWIARLLEGRLLRWHPNFGGSGR; encoded by the coding sequence ATGAGCCTCGCAGAGATTCGCGCCCCAGGCGCCGTCTCGCCCACGCGGACGGCTGACGCCGCGAAGCGACCTGCGGCAAGAGTAGGAGCCGCCGGCCAGAGGAAGCCGCTGTCGCGCGGCGCGCTGCTTGCGCTGTCCTGGGCCGCGCCGGTCCTGCTTCTCGTCGTCTGGGAGGCGCTTTGCCGCAGCGGCTACGTCGCGCCGCAGATCCTGCCAGCCCCCAGCAAGGTCGTCCTGACCGCCTGGAAGCTCGCCTCCGCGGGCAGCCTGTTCCACGATCTCGGCGTCAGTTTGTTGCGCGCCGCGACCGGCTTCGCGATCGGTGGGCTTTTGGGCTTTTCGCTCGGCGTGGCCGTCGGGTTCTCGCGGGTCGCGGAAGCGGCGATCGACCGCAGCGTACAGATGGTCCGCGCGGTCCCGTTCCTCGCGGCGCTGCCGCTGACGATCATCTGGTTCGGCGTCGGCGAGAGCCAGAAGATCTTCCTGGTGTCGCTCGGCGTGCTGTTCCCGATCTACGTCAACACCGTCCTCGGGATCCGTCAGGTCGACCCGAAGCTTCTGGAGCTCGCCCGCGTCCAGGGGCTCTCCGGCTGGACGACGATCCGCCGCATCATCCTGCCCGGCGCGCTGCCGTCGATCCTGACGGGCGTTCGCTATGCGCTCGCGGTCGCGTGGCTCGCGCTGGTCGTCGCCGAGACGGTCGGCGCGCAGGCCGGGCTCGGCTTCCTCGCGATGGACGCCCGCGAATTTCTGCGCACCGACGTCATCGTGCTGACAATTGTGATCTACGCGATCATCGGCGCGGGCTCCGACTGGATCGCGCGACTGCTCGAAGGACGGCTGCTGCGGTGGCATCCGAACTTCGGGGGGAGCGGCCGATGA
- a CDS encoding zinc ABC transporter substrate-binding protein, whose product MRSLAGLVTALALLAVAARAEEQRVTVLTAHPAAQALASALASGAPIDVRPVQPEKLPASRLASFLAGRGAASLRDLAATADAVLTFRSFWPDDPLYPNARRANIRIVEIDAGRPLDGALPGIATLAPADDREVYSALDLSPMPASGEGAAPWLSPTALGRMADVVAADLERLAPQAKARVSSNLAEIKRRLITAKAKADAALADAPSTTALALSGRYAYLANDLGLELVASITAAPNEWTAQRAEKLAALIKSREVAVVLLDVEANVDVAAAIASAGAKALVVAQVGGGDDPVAVAENNLDRIAKAFAER is encoded by the coding sequence ATGCGGTCGCTCGCAGGCCTGGTGACAGCTTTGGCCCTGCTCGCCGTCGCGGCGCGCGCCGAGGAACAACGAGTCACGGTGCTCACCGCCCATCCGGCCGCACAGGCGCTCGCCTCCGCGCTCGCTTCCGGCGCGCCCATCGACGTCAGGCCGGTTCAGCCGGAAAAACTGCCGGCGTCCCGCCTCGCTTCGTTTCTCGCTGGCCGCGGCGCGGCGTCTCTGCGCGACCTTGCGGCCACCGCCGACGCGGTCCTGACGTTCAGGTCGTTCTGGCCGGACGACCCGCTCTACCCGAACGCCCGCCGCGCCAACATCCGCATCGTCGAGATCGACGCGGGACGGCCGCTCGACGGCGCGCTGCCCGGCATCGCGACGCTCGCGCCGGCCGATGACCGCGAGGTCTACAGCGCGCTCGATCTCAGTCCAATGCCGGCGAGCGGGGAGGGCGCCGCGCCCTGGCTTTCGCCGACGGCGCTCGGGCGCATGGCCGACGTCGTCGCCGCCGACCTCGAACGGCTCGCGCCGCAGGCCAAGGCGCGCGTTTCTTCAAACCTCGCCGAGATCAAGCGTCGCTTGATCACAGCCAAGGCGAAGGCGGACGCCGCGCTCGCGGACGCGCCGTCGACGACGGCGCTCGCCCTGTCTGGGCGCTACGCCTATCTCGCGAACGATCTCGGCCTCGAGCTCGTCGCCTCGATCACAGCGGCGCCGAATGAGTGGACGGCTCAGCGCGCCGAAAAGCTCGCCGCGCTGATCAAGTCCCGCGAGGTCGCGGTCGTGCTGCTTGATGTCGAAGCCAACGTCGACGTCGCGGCGGCGATCGCATCGGCCGGCGCGAAGGCGCTGGTGGTTGCGCAGGTCGGAGGCGGCGACGACCCCGTCGCGGTCGCCGAGAACAATCTCGACCGCATCGCCAAGGCTTTCGCGGAGCGGTGA
- a CDS encoding ABC transporter ATP-binding protein, producing the protein MSLSIAPNQPAVAVRGLVRRYGDRSVIDGLDLDIGRGEFVALLGESGCGKTTLLRALSGLDPIDGGDIRAPGKPAVVFQEHRLLPWDSLWRNVSLGRPAEGARERAAAALAEVGLGQRLDDWPRNLSGGQAQRVALARALVQEPELLLLDEPFAALDALTRLKMQALVKELIARHRPGVLLVTHDVDEAILLADRVLVMRDGAIAFERRLDDASPQRLRQDLLEQLGVTPATRGSAHHPHVSHPVP; encoded by the coding sequence ATGAGCCTCTCCATCGCGCCGAACCAGCCCGCCGTCGCCGTGAGGGGTCTCGTGCGGCGCTATGGCGACCGCAGCGTGATCGACGGGCTCGACCTCGATATCGGGCGGGGCGAGTTCGTCGCGCTGCTCGGCGAAAGCGGCTGCGGCAAGACCACCCTGCTCCGCGCGCTCTCTGGCCTCGATCCGATCGACGGCGGCGACATACGCGCGCCGGGCAAGCCTGCGGTCGTGTTCCAGGAGCACCGGCTGCTTCCGTGGGACAGTCTCTGGCGCAACGTCTCGCTCGGCCGGCCCGCCGAAGGCGCGCGCGAGCGCGCCGCCGCAGCTCTCGCCGAAGTCGGCCTAGGGCAACGGCTCGACGACTGGCCGCGGAACCTCTCCGGCGGGCAGGCGCAGCGGGTCGCGCTCGCCCGCGCGCTCGTGCAGGAGCCGGAACTGCTGCTTCTCGACGAGCCGTTCGCGGCGCTCGACGCGCTCACGCGGCTTAAGATGCAGGCGCTCGTCAAGGAGCTCATCGCCCGGCATCGGCCCGGCGTGCTGCTCGTCACCCACGACGTCGACGAGGCGATCCTTCTGGCCGACCGCGTCCTCGTCATGCGCGACGGGGCGATCGCCTTCGAGCGCAGGCTCGACGACGCCTCGCCGCAACGCCTGCGCCAGGATCTTCTCGAACAGCTCGGCGTCACGCCCGCGACGCGCGGATCCGCTCATCACCCGCATGTTTCCCACCCGGTCCCCTGA